Proteins co-encoded in one Syntrophus gentianae genomic window:
- a CDS encoding adenylate kinase produces the protein MKIILLGAPGAGKGTVAKLLTDYDGSVQISTGDILRAAVKEGNDLGREAKGYMDRGDLVPDGLIMKMMEVRLQQPDCAKGFILDGFPRTIPQAEALKSLLEKLNIKLDFVVNLEVPRDVILDRLTTRRTCSNPDCQEIYNIKSNPPLPDGKCKKCGSMTIQRDDETEEAILNRLETYNLKTAPLIGFYEKERLLKTFASVNSVETVDAVKKAL, from the coding sequence ATGAAGATTATTCTTTTGGGAGCGCCGGGCGCCGGGAAGGGAACAGTGGCCAAACTGTTGACCGATTACGACGGATCCGTTCAGATTTCCACCGGGGATATTCTGCGGGCAGCCGTCAAGGAAGGCAACGATCTGGGACGGGAAGCGAAAGGATACATGGATCGGGGCGATCTGGTTCCCGATGGGTTGATCATGAAGATGATGGAAGTCCGCCTTCAGCAGCCGGACTGCGCAAAGGGCTTTATCCTCGATGGGTTCCCCCGGACGATTCCCCAGGCGGAAGCCCTGAAGTCGCTTCTGGAGAAGCTCAATATAAAGCTCGATTTTGTCGTCAATCTGGAAGTTCCCCGGGATGTGATCCTGGATCGTCTGACGACCCGAAGGACCTGCTCCAATCCGGATTGCCAGGAAATCTACAATATCAAGAGCAACCCCCCCCTGCCCGACGGCAAGTGCAAAAAATGCGGAAGCATGACGATTCAACGGGATGATGAAACGGAAGAGGCTATTCTGAATCGTCTGGAAACCTACAATTTAAAGACAGCCCCACTGATCGGATTTTATGAGAAAGAAAGG
- a CDS encoding YihY/virulence factor BrkB family protein, protein MENSIILLQKFVDFIRQDIWRIRRVQLPPVKSFFVSLLRILILSVRRFDEDKCQLHASALTFYSLVSIVPIAAMAFGIAKGFGFEKLLEAQLREKLAGHEEVLANIIQFSSSLLENTKGGVVAGIGLVVLFWAVIKMLMQIEDTFNDIWGIKRRRSIGRMFSDYLSLMLIGPILVILSSSVTLFISAQVKNMMQSFYFLGVFSPFVFLLLKLLPFCLLWSLFTFFYIFMPNTKVRFSSGLLGGILAGTIFQMVQWAYFSFQIGVVQYNAIYGSFAVFPLFLVWLQLSWLIVLYGAELSFAYQNVDTYEFEADALQASHRVKTLLALQITSHLVKNFSRGEQPLTARQISHDLETPIRFVQEILFELVQSHVVSITEGEEEGEQSFQPALDINRLTIRYVLEAMDHRGLNSLPFTHSPEFDELSETMEIFGQTVEKLSANRLLKDL, encoded by the coding sequence ATGGAAAACAGCATAATACTTCTGCAGAAGTTTGTTGATTTTATCCGGCAGGATATCTGGCGGATTCGCCGGGTGCAGCTTCCTCCCGTCAAGTCCTTTTTTGTCTCCCTCCTGAGAATCCTGATCCTTTCCGTTCGGAGATTCGATGAAGACAAATGTCAGTTGCACGCCTCGGCCCTGACGTTCTATTCCCTGGTTTCCATCGTCCCCATTGCGGCCATGGCCTTCGGAATTGCCAAGGGGTTCGGCTTCGAGAAACTACTGGAAGCGCAATTGCGGGAAAAACTGGCCGGTCATGAGGAAGTTCTCGCCAATATCATCCAGTTTTCCTCCTCCCTCCTGGAAAACACAAAAGGAGGCGTCGTTGCCGGGATTGGTCTGGTTGTTCTTTTCTGGGCCGTGATTAAGATGCTGATGCAGATTGAAGACACCTTCAACGACATCTGGGGGATCAAGAGACGACGGTCGATCGGCCGGATGTTCTCCGATTATCTGTCCCTCATGCTCATCGGCCCGATTCTCGTCATTCTTTCCAGCAGTGTGACCCTTTTCATTTCCGCCCAGGTTAAAAACATGATGCAGTCTTTCTATTTCCTGGGGGTTTTCAGTCCCTTCGTCTTTCTCTTGCTGAAGCTGCTGCCCTTCTGCCTCCTTTGGAGCCTCTTCACGTTTTTTTATATTTTCATGCCGAACACGAAGGTCCGCTTTTCTTCCGGTCTGCTCGGAGGAATCCTGGCCGGAACAATCTTTCAGATGGTGCAATGGGCCTACTTCAGCTTTCAGATCGGCGTCGTCCAGTACAACGCCATCTATGGCAGTTTTGCCGTTTTTCCTCTCTTTCTGGTATGGCTCCAGCTAAGCTGGCTGATTGTTCTTTACGGAGCTGAATTATCCTTTGCCTATCAGAACGTGGATACCTATGAATTTGAAGCCGATGCCCTTCAGGCCAGTCACCGGGTCAAAACCTTGCTTGCCCTGCAGATCACCTCTCACCTGGTAAAAAACTTTTCCCGCGGGGAACAGCCCTTGACGGCTCGGCAGATATCACACGATCTTGAAACTCCGATTCGCTTTGTTCAGGAAATCCTTTTTGAACTGGTTCAGAGTCATGTTGTATCCATCACGGAAGGCGAGGAGGAAGGAGAGCAGAGCTTTCAGCCGGCCCTTGACATCAACAGGCTGACGATTCGCTATGTGCTGGAGGCAATGGACCACAGGGGCCTTAATTCTCTGCCCTTTACCCATTCCCCCGAATTCGACGAATTGTCGGAAACCATGGAAATTTTCGGGC
- a CDS encoding DUF2156 domain-containing protein, producing the protein MTSTNSFQLLTLADFPPLKPFFHSLKNPLAIYSLPSLIAWNSEANPTYYALEDDLLLLRMKEISLQDSNPGCLLLPLCPGREIPPPELADLARRYSLPTFCFVPESYVRHFGCSSLSALFSLTEQPDYSDYIYRRRDLIELKGNRYRSKRNHISKFRKLYVETGRTTIEPLCTANIPETLLFLKRWCAENNRCDPEENLNLALESQACRILLEHLEFLEGQGIAVRIDGEVFAFGIATTLNSSMKVLNVEKADSHIPGLYQFLDQECARRLFEGVEYINKESDMGIPGLASSKKSYDPVKRIRSYQVTLLDKKAI; encoded by the coding sequence ATGACGTCAACGAATTCCTTTCAGCTGCTGACCCTGGCGGACTTTCCGCCTTTGAAACCGTTTTTTCATTCCCTGAAAAACCCTCTGGCAATCTATTCTCTCCCCTCGCTGATCGCCTGGAACAGCGAGGCAAATCCGACCTATTACGCCCTGGAGGATGATCTGCTTCTCCTGCGCATGAAAGAAATTTCCCTCCAGGATTCGAATCCCGGCTGTCTTCTGCTGCCCCTCTGTCCCGGCCGGGAAATACCGCCGCCGGAGCTTGCGGATCTTGCCCGGCGCTATTCTCTTCCCACTTTCTGCTTTGTTCCGGAAAGTTATGTGAGGCATTTCGGCTGTTCATCCCTGTCCGCCCTGTTTTCTCTGACAGAGCAACCGGATTACAGCGACTACATCTACCGACGGAGAGATCTCATCGAACTGAAGGGAAACCGATACCGGTCGAAGCGGAATCACATCTCCAAATTCCGCAAGCTTTACGTGGAGACGGGAAGAACAACCATTGAGCCCCTCTGTACCGCCAATATTCCGGAGACCCTCCTTTTTCTGAAGCGGTGGTGCGCCGAAAACAACCGGTGCGATCCGGAAGAGAACCTGAATCTTGCCCTGGAAAGCCAGGCCTGCCGGATTTTGCTGGAACACCTGGAGTTCCTGGAAGGTCAGGGTATCGCCGTGCGGATCGACGGAGAAGTCTTTGCCTTCGGAATCGCCACGACCTTGAATTCTTCGATGAAGGTCCTCAATGTCGAAAAGGCCGATTCCCACATTCCGGGACTTTACCAGTTTCTCGATCAGGAGTGCGCCCGCCGTCTTTTCGAAGGCGTGGAATATATCAACAAAGAAAGTGACATGGGGATTCCCGGGCTCGCCTCCTCAAAGAAGTCCTATGACCCGGTGAAACGGATCCGTTCCTATCAAGTGACTCTCTTGGACAAAAAGGCCATCTGA
- a CDS encoding GNAT family N-acetyltransferase, which yields MEFHRETDLVIRYSFIEKAEEELLKQILDLYRLAGWWPEEPDPPLVARMISGSHCFLTAMDGKRLVGMARAISDRANDAYLQDLTVHPDYRRQGIGTRLVKTLLARLQADGLPWIGLIAERNSSSFYAPSGFEPMPDSTPMLFRKP from the coding sequence TTGGAATTTCACCGAGAGACGGATTTAGTGATTCGATATTCCTTTATTGAAAAAGCGGAAGAGGAACTTTTAAAACAAATTCTCGATCTCTACCGGCTTGCCGGCTGGTGGCCGGAAGAACCGGATCCGCCTCTGGTAGCCCGCATGATTTCCGGAAGTCACTGCTTTCTTACCGCCATGGACGGAAAGCGTCTCGTGGGAATGGCCCGGGCCATCAGCGATCGGGCCAACGACGCCTATCTTCAGGACCTGACGGTACACCCGGATTACCGCCGTCAGGGAATCGGCACCCGCCTGGTGAAAACGCTCCTGGCCCGTCTTCAGGCTGACGGCCTTCCCTGGATTGGACTGATTGCGGAACGGAACTCCTCCTCCTTCTATGCCCCCTCCGGCTTTGAACCCATGCCTGACTCGACCCCGATGCTCTTCAGGAAACCATGA